The Candidatus Niyogibacteria bacterium genome has a segment encoding these proteins:
- a CDS encoding peptidoglycan-binding protein gives MKNYTLAVIAGLLMLSPVVASASFDTSLKYGARGQAVIELQDLLASEDCLSVNSTGYFGLLTLKAVKCFQTKYNLPSTGFFGVMSRTKANEIVATITAPSNAAAQAETTTPNQPSTTKPKTFTLPNGTVIDSQGNIISTPPTVTTPQNTFVDVCLNIEGVQTTVPGGMTATGNVCVVAQATPPPTDLCPNISGLQTTIPAGKILQNGDCVTPAPTPTPTTSLLLPKRLNYGGQASWPNGNNYGNVNDSCNNCVVLITEMPTTANVYLMEYTALRGGAALDGYAANNPQIISVYADNNLSATHVFLFSHMGMDSAKKYLFIVDATDQNGKKFIRQFGGVDSSSTYLPGPFKWGENQTISWVSDYPSQYMKSNYYVDVPLTKVQ, from the coding sequence ATGAAAAACTATACATTAGCAGTCATCGCAGGTTTACTGATGCTCTCACCGGTAGTTGCGTCGGCTTCTTTCGATACTAGTTTAAAATATGGCGCACGAGGACAAGCAGTGATCGAGTTGCAAGATTTACTTGCGAGCGAAGACTGCCTAAGTGTTAATTCGACGGGTTATTTTGGATTGCTTACACTGAAAGCTGTTAAGTGCTTCCAAACAAAATATAATTTACCTTCCACCGGATTTTTTGGAGTGATGAGTAGAACAAAGGCTAATGAAATTGTCGCGACCATAACTGCTCCATCAAACGCCGCTGCTCAAGCAGAAACAACTACACCAAATCAGCCAAGCACAACAAAGCCAAAGACTTTTACGCTACCGAATGGAACAGTTATAGATTCTCAAGGAAATATTATTAGCACTCCACCCACCGTAACAACACCGCAAAATACTTTTGTAGATGTATGCTTAAATATTGAAGGCGTACAAACAACAGTTCCAGGAGGAATGACTGCAACAGGAAATGTATGTGTTGTTGCGCAAGCAACGCCTCCACCAACTGATCTGTGTCCAAATATTTCGGGATTACAAACAACTATTCCTGCAGGAAAAATTTTGCAAAACGGAGATTGCGTTACCCCAGCCCCTACCCCAACTCCGACAACTTCTCTGCTATTACCTAAGCGGCTTAACTATGGTGGTCAAGCATCTTGGCCGAACGGTAATAATTACGGAAATGTAAATGATAGTTGCAATAATTGCGTAGTACTGATTACAGAAATGCCAACCACTGCAAATGTTTATTTAATGGAGTATACCGCACTCCGTGGTGGCGCAGCTTTGGATGGCTATGCCGCTAATAACCCACAAATTATTTCTGTTTATGCGGATAATAATTTGTCTGCCACTCATGTTTTTCTGTTCTCTCACATGGGCATGGATAGTGCGAAAAAGTATTTATTCATAGTAGATGCAACCGACCAAAACGGAAAAAAATTTATACGGCAATTTGGTGGCGTTGATTCGAGCAGTACTTATTTACCAGGCCCATTTAAGTGGGGAGAAAATCAAACTATAAGCTGGGTGAGTGATTACCCAAGCCAATATATGAAGAGCAATTACTATGTCGATGTACCTCTGACCAAAGTTCAATAA
- a CDS encoding peptidoglycan-binding protein codes for MKIFIRFFLVVLFVSFSIPLFSFAQTTTSSDAQTIIQQLQEQIKNLQAKIVSLQAELTSTKAEVSSIQEELRLTRILRKGATGDDVKQLQEFLKQFPDVYPEGLVTGYFGSLTEAAVKKFQEQQGIVTEGDFSTTGFGQVGPKTIVKLNEIGVMASVPSILSEAIPAVPSESVGLTGTTTVPAIPAIAAEQATTTSTEFLCARDFSYCTTQKECTASGFFWYTISCHPSPPPSQSCAASYNYCSSIDCSTNGWYWCRNSCYGFAEACLGQIPSAASTSTSLSSPPPSTMTTTTTSTTETTVSTTTSNTTSATTDIESPSTPAYLTINDLSSTRIYLSWVDPNDNIGVTGFKLYRNDSIINLSHSSSLCWGSCFYTDTGLSAETSYSYTIAAYDAAGNLSPRSNSVSATTRSITTAATTTAGISGSCLLKNSNTRAPSFYAPDVGIGYAKLTKPGINDIEDMRSACTIADYDYLLQQFCTINTIISDPSGWKTYALPEVLTYFADGSVQIEAQRCAGAGAVCIGRISCPSALNSTRSNFASVLESISSILKNLLEALQQM; via the coding sequence ATGAAAATATTCATCCGTTTCTTTTTAGTCGTTCTTTTTGTATCTTTTTCGATCCCGCTTTTTAGTTTTGCCCAAACAACAACTTCCTCAGATGCGCAGACCATCATCCAGCAGCTCCAAGAACAGATCAAAAATCTTCAGGCCAAAATTGTTTCATTACAGGCAGAACTTACATCCACAAAGGCAGAAGTCAGTTCAATTCAGGAAGAACTGCGCCTTACAAGAATTCTTCGCAAAGGCGCAACAGGAGACGATGTAAAACAGCTCCAAGAGTTTCTTAAACAATTTCCTGATGTATATCCCGAAGGGCTGGTTACGGGATATTTTGGGTCTCTTACAGAGGCAGCTGTAAAAAAATTCCAGGAACAGCAAGGGATAGTAACAGAGGGAGATTTTAGCACAACTGGCTTCGGCCAAGTCGGCCCCAAGACAATTGTTAAACTTAATGAAATTGGCGTGATGGCATCTGTCCCGTCAATTCTTTCAGAGGCAATCCCAGCCGTTCCTTCCGAATCTGTTGGTTTAACCGGAACCACAACTGTGCCTGCGATACCGGCAATAGCCGCAGAGCAAGCGACTACTACTTCAACAGAGTTTCTCTGCGCTCGCGATTTTTCTTATTGCACGACCCAAAAAGAATGTACTGCATCAGGATTCTTTTGGTATACAATATCTTGCCATCCCAGTCCGCCTCCTTCACAGTCGTGTGCCGCTTCATATAACTATTGCAGCTCAATTGATTGTTCCACAAACGGATGGTATTGGTGCAGAAATAGTTGTTATGGGTTTGCTGAGGCATGTCTCGGGCAAATCCCATCTGCTGCGTCAACTTCAACCTCGTTATCTTCGCCGCCTCCTTCCACTATGACTACAACTACAACATCAACAACAGAAACGACAGTTTCCACAACAACTTCAAATACAACATCTGCAACAACAGATATTGAATCTCCTTCCACTCCGGCGTATCTTACCATTAATGACTTATCATCAACGCGAATTTATCTTTCATGGGTAGATCCTAATGATAATATAGGAGTGACAGGATTTAAATTATACCGGAATGATTCTATCATTAATCTTTCTCATTCTTCTTCTTTATGTTGGGGAAGTTGTTTTTATACTGATACCGGTCTTTCGGCTGAGACTTCTTATAGTTATACCATTGCCGCATATGATGCTGCCGGGAATCTTTCGCCGCGGAGCAATTCTGTCAGTGCTACTACACGCAGTATTACGACTGCCGCCACAACTACAGCTGGCATAAGTGGTTCCTGTTTATTAAAAAATAGTAACACACGCGCTCCTTCATTTTATGCCCCTGATGTTGGCATAGGATATGCAAAACTTACAAAACCGGGAATAAATGATATTGAGGATATGCGAAGCGCATGCACAATCGCCGACTACGACTACTTGCTTCAGCAGTTCTGTACGATAAATACTATTATTTCTGATCCTTCAGGTTGGAAAACGTATGCACTCCCAGAAGTTCTTACTTATTTTGCTGATGGAAGCGTTCAGATTGAAGCTCAAAGGTGCGCAGGGGCTGGCGCTGTTTGTATCGGGCGCATATCCTGTCCCAGCGCATTGAATAGCACCCGAAGCAATTTTGCTTCCGTTCTTGAATCTATTTCTTCAATTCTAAAAAATCTCTTGGAGGCGTTGCAACAAATGTAG
- a CDS encoding helix-turn-helix transcriptional regulator — MVDTIRTKEYGDFVGKLRKARLEASLRQIDVAKKLKRTQSYVSRVEVGEQRLDILELKKFAELYKKDLNYFIK; from the coding sequence ATGGTAGATACAATACGAACAAAGGAATATGGCGATTTTGTCGGAAAACTGCGAAAAGCTCGGCTTGAAGCAAGTTTACGCCAAATAGATGTCGCTAAAAAGTTGAAACGCACGCAATCGTATGTGTCCCGCGTTGAGGTCGGAGAACAGAGGTTGGATATTTTGGAACTTAAGAAATTTGCCGAATTGTATAAAAAGGATTTAAATTATTTTATAAAATAA